From Methanobrevibacter olleyae:
TCCTCGCTCATCCATTAAAATCTTCAAATAACCACCATCTAAATGAAATTTATGAAAAATAACCAGTATAAATTATTAAAATTTTATATTTTAATTTATTATTTAAATTAAATGATATTTTAAAACTAATATCTATTTATATTATTTATAATATATAATAATTTTTTAAAATAATTAAAAATAAAATAAATAAAAATAAAATAACTAAAAAATGAGAAAAACTGATAAAAAAAATAAAAATAAAATAACTAAAAATAAAATAACTAAAAATAAAATAAATAAAAAATGAGAAAAACTGATAAAAAAATAAAAATATAATAACTAAAAAAAGATAAATTAATAAAAATAGGTAGCAATAATTATTTATTTAAGCTTCTTTTGATTTTTATCTTTTTTGAAATAGAGATATTTTCCTTCTATAACTTCTCTAATATTCTTAGCTGTTTTTTTACCAATTCCATTCACTTCTTGTAATTGTTTTTCATCTGCCTCTAAAACTGCTTTTACAGAACCAAAGTGTTCTAATAAGTTCTTTGCATTAACAGGACCAATATTAGGTAATGATTCAATGATAAATAACTGTTGTTCCCAAAGATTTTGAGGTTTTTTCTCTGTTCTAATTTGAATGCTACGTTTTTCTCCTTTTTGTTCCCTAACTGCAATTCTCTTAATCATTGCAGCAGTATCTTCAGCAGTTCTTGTAGGAATAATACTTATACCATAATCAAGTACAATTGATGTCATAGCTCCTCTAATTGCATTAGGATTGATAAATCCAGAATAAAAATCATCCCCTTCAAGAATTATAATTGGTTTTTTAAACTCTTCCATCATCATTCTTGCTTGTTTAAATAATCTTTTATCTACAATAGAGTCTACAAAATCTTTAGCAGTTTTTCTTTCTATAGCAACTTCTTCACTTACTTGATAATCTGCAACAGACATAGTATTAATCTTCACTTTAACCCCAATAGTGTCTAATGCACGTATAACTTTAGAATTCCCTTCTCTTGAATCAACATAAACAACTAATTCTTGATTTTGAGGATTTTTAGCAAGTTCTTCATAGATAGCATCTTCTAAAGCTTGTTCTTCTTTATCTTCTAAAGCTTGTTCTTCTTTACCCTTTTTTTCTTTAAATTCTGCTAGTCTTTCTTCATTCTCATTTTCCAAATCAATTTCTTCAAGATCTTCATCTTTAGTTTCTTCATCTAATTCCTCTTCTATATCAGAATTAACTGGTTCCTCTACAATTGATTTTTCTTTTTTGCCTAAAACTCTAACAGAACGTTCAGCCTCAATCTTTTCAACAGCATTAAGTTTTAACTCTTCAATTGCTTCTTGGGTTGCAAGTTGTGTTTTCATCCTAGACTCTCTACGAACACTAGTCCAATAATAACCTTCATCAATTGTATTTTTAGTTATTAATACTTTCATTCTACCAGAGGATTTACGTCCAGTTCTACCTCTCCTTTGAATCATACGAATTTCAGAGGGAACTGGTTCATATAAAATAACTAAATCAACTGCAGGTATATCTATACCTTCCTCTGCAACACTTGTAGATATTAAAACATCATAATTTCCTGTTTTAAATGATTTAATAATATTCTTTTGCTCTTTTTGAGTTAATCCTTTCTTTCCATCACTTGTTCCTTGACCATAAAATCTTACACTTTTAATACCTTCTTTTTCACATCTCTCATGAATCATGTCTAGAGTGTCTCTAAATTGTGTAAACACTATAATTTTAGGACTGTCTTTATTTTTTCCTTCATCTCTTAGAGATTTTAATCTTGTTTGACCATCTAAGCCCAATTCTAATTTAAGAAGTTCTATAAGTTTTTTCATTTTAGGGTGTTCTAAACCATATTCCTCTGCTTCTTTTGCATAATAAACTGCTTTTGAAAAATTAGGATCAGCTAAGATATTTTTGGCAGCCCTTGTAGTTTTCTTTCTTAAGCGTACTACATAATCATTAAATGGAGCAACACCCTGAGTTTCTAATAAATTTAAAGCATGCTGAAGATTAATTACAGCAGATAATATTGACATTGCTTGGAAACATTCTTTAGGTGGATTTACAGATTGCCCTATTCTTCTTTGAACCTTAGACCTTGCTTTTAATATATCCCTTTTATTTACAGCTACTGTATTAATAACCCCTAAAGTTTTCAGGCCTTTTAGACGGACTTTTAAAGCTTTATTTGCTAAATCTCTAATTTTTTCAAGTTGTGGCCCCATTTCTACCTTAACCCAATCAATATTAATTGGATTGAAATAAGGTTTTACATCCGGGTCTTCTTCAGTTTTAATCGTAATATCTTGGATGAATAAATTTTCACAAACTTCTTTAATCTTATTTTTATCATGTCCTGGAGATGCAGTAAGTCCTAAAATAAGATGATTTTGACATTCTTTAATATACCTTGATGCAAGATAAACATAAGAATATGATCCTACAGCATGGTGGCATTCATCAAAAACAACTAAAGATACATCATCTAAACTGTACCTTTCATTTAATAAATCAGATTCTACAGTTTGTGGAGTTGCACAAATAACCTGTGACTCATTCCAACGTTTTTCTCTTTCAGAGGTCTTTACAGCTCCTGTAATAGAAGTACAGTGAACATTTAAAAAGTCTTTAAAATTTTCTTCATGCTGTATGGTTAATGGCTTACTTGGAGCTAAAACAAGAATTTTCGATCTGTTAAATTTTTGAAGCCTATCTGCAGCTACGAGCATTGCTATGATTGTCTTACCTAATGCTGTTGGAGCTACAATCATAGTATTCCCATTTTTTAATACATCCGCTGCTAAAACTTGCTGATAAATTCTAGCCTCTGCTGAATTAGGCCTAATTAAAGGATGTTCAATATAAGTAACCATAAAATAATATATGTTAATAAATCTTATTTAAATATTTAAGTCAGAGAGTATTTGAAAAGTATTGTTTAATTTTAATATTAAGTTAAGATTATAATTTATAAAAAATTTTAAAAAATTAAAAAAAAAGCTATGATTAATTATAAATCAAGTATACATAAATCTCTCTACAATAATTATAACTAAAGTTCCATACAATATCTACAATAATTATAACTAAAGTTTCCTACAATAATATTAACTAAAGCTCTCTACAGTAATTAATGATTGCTGATCTAAACTTAAATCCAGCCTCACCAAGTATTATAATAATATTAGAATCAGTTTTTAAAGCAGCTTTCACACCTTCAATCACTTGTTCTGTATTTGCACCTAAAGTAAAATTAGAAGCTTGTTTAAGACTTATATCTGTAAAAACAAACGTGTTTTTTAAAGTTTCATAGTCAAAATCAGCACTAGCTTCTTTGGCAGATTTTAACAATTCATCTGCAACTAATCTAGAATCATGAGAAGCTGGAACAATATATTTAACATTATCTAATGCTTTTTCTAAAATTCCAATATCTCCTTCATGACCAGACTCAGAAGTAATTGTAATAACAACAGTTGTATCCCCATAAATTTTTCTTATTTCTTTTAAAATAGTCTCTACACCTGCAGGATTATGAGCATAATCAACCATAATAGGTTTACCATCTACTTCAGCTACAATATCCATTCTTCCTACAGCACCTTTAAAACTTAAAAGTCCTTTTTGTATTTCTTCATCAGAGAGTTTCAAGAATCGGCGTGCTGCAATAATAGATCCAACTGCATTATAAACATTGTGCAAGCCATCAAGAGATATAGTAAATTCACTTTCCCCTTCAGGTGATTCAAGGGTAAAAGTTCTGTCTTTAATTGAAATGTTTTTAGCTAAATACATTGGTTTTTCATACTTAATACCACATTCACACTCAAAGCTTCCACAACCTGAAATAAGCTCATTTATTTCAATATCTCTACCACACCAACAGGGTTTAGTGCCTACTCTAGAAAGCTCATCTTCAATACCAAAGCTTATTGCATTTCCTTTAAAATCTATCTCTTTAAAAAGACCTACAATGGTTGGATCATCGCTGTTATAAATTAAAGTGCCATTATTTTCTCCAATGCCCTTTAAAAGTTCTCCTTTAACTTTAGCATACTCTAAAAAGCTTCTTGTAATAAAGTCTTCCTCATCATTTTCATGAGGATTTTGTAGGTGGTCAACAGTAATATTTGTTAAAATACCGAAATTAGCATGAGTTAAATCTATAATAGATTTTAAACCACCAGAAGTACCATCAGTACCAGTTTCTAAAATAGCCAAATCACCATTTAATCTAGTTTGAAGTGAGGGGATAAATTCATTATTACCTTGCATGCCTTTTAAATTATGTTCACAAGGTTTAATACCTGCAGAGTAAGCAATATGCTTTAAAAGAGTAGTGGTGGTGGTTTTGCCATTAGTTCCACTAATACAAATTACAGGTTTTTCTGGCTTAAACAGTTTAAAAATATCTCCAAGTTCAATGATTTTTATTCCTTTTTTTAAAGCTAAATCTAAAACTTTAGCATTTTCAGACATACTTGGAGGAGGAACAATAAAATCTATTTTTTTAAAGAATTCTTCAGGATGTCCCCCAAAGAATATTTCAATGTCATAGTCTTCAAATGAGGAATAGAACCTACAATCTTCTTTTGAAGAGATATCGGTTCCAACAACAGTAAATCCTCTATCCATAAGAATTCTTGCAACTAAGTTTCCTACAACTCCACAAACACCAATTACACCAAAGGTTTTATTATCTAAATCTAATGAATCTAATTCTTCATCAGACATAGAAGAGAGCTCTAAACTATTCAATTTAACACCTTCATCTTTAAAAAATAAAATTGATTAAAAAATTAACTATTATGAAAATAAAAATATGAAAAAATAGTTAATATTAAATATACTAAAACTAGTAAAAAGATTTTGCTTAAGGTTTTTTGCCGAAGGCAAAAGACTCAGTAGAAGGGAAAAAGCTTGTCTATTCGTACTTTTTACAGCCTTCTTCTAAACCTGTAACTATTTTTTCCATGATTCCTTCTGGATCTTGCATGAGTTGTGGCCCTAAGTGAAGAATGGTATCTCCAGGTTTAGAATGTTTAATTGCAAGTTCTGCACCTTCTTCCATAGTTCCTGCAATTACTTTAACTGCCTTTGAATCTACTGCAGCATCAAGTAATTCTTGAGCAGGTTCAATATCCACTCTTTGATAAACTTCATTAAAACCAGTTGCTACCATAACATCAGCATATTGACCCATCAACTTACCAGTTTCTTTTTTATCCCTATATGTAGAAGTATCAAAGTTATCCAGTAATAATACAAGACTTCTATCACCTAAGAAATCCAGTGCCGCTGTAATACCTTCAATTAAGTATGAAGCGTCAATATAAACTTCTCTTCCATTATAATCTCCAATATATTCCATATGTACAGAAAGTCCTTTAAAGTTAGCAAGCCCTTCTTTAATAATCTCTACATTTAAGCCATATGCCATTGTAATAGCTGTTGCAGCAACGGCATTTTCATAATAATAACTCATCATATGGAACTCAGATTGGAAACTACCTTTTTTAAGTTCATCTGATCTATTTCTAAATTTATAAGCAATATCAATAGCCCCTTTAGCACTATCACCAATAAAATTACATACTTGACCTTCACCGATAGCAATTTCTTCAAAGTTTGCTACTTTATCAAAGTATTCAGATTTTTTAGATGGTTCATATCTTGGTAAATCTTTAACCATTGCATAAAAGATTGCATCAGGTCTTGCTTCTTTTACAGTATCTTTACAATGAATGCTTGTAATAAAGTTTTCGCTATTTTTAGCAATGAACATTTTTCTTTGGGTGTATCTTTCCATTGAACCTCCAAACTCAGACAAGTGTTCTTCATAAATATTTAAAAGAGCACCAACTTTAAGCTTAAGCTCAGCCATTAAACCTGCAGTACCATGAGGAAGTTCTAAAACAGCTATATCTGATTTTTTTGGAATTCCTTTAATAATTCCGTCAACAATAACTTCACTAACAAGGTTTTGAGTCATAGAAGAACAAATCCAAACTTGATAGCCAGCTGTTCTAAAGATTTCAGTAACCATATGAGTGGTACTAGTTTTACCTACACTACCAGTGATTCCAATAATATCAATATCAATAAAACTATCTGCTAATCTTCCAAAATCATCATTTGTGAACACATTTAAATTAGCTTCCTTAATTATTTTATAGGCTGGAGCATTTTCAGGTACAGTTGGAGATAAGTAAACTGTATCAATTCCATCAAGACTTGGTTCAAATACTCCTAAATCTAATTCCACTCCTTCACTTTCCATAAGTCTTAAAGTTTTTTGAACATCCATGTGGAAGTCTTCAATATTCTTTGGATCAGTTATCTTTACCATGTGCCCAGCATAGTTCAATAATCTTGCAACAGGACGACCTGCATTTCCTGCTCCTACAACAATAACATTCATTAATTAACACTCCTAAAAGGTTTATGTAATTTTATTAGAATTTTTAAATAATTTATTTATTTAAATTTATAAAGCATTAAATGGCTCATAAATATAATTTTTTATAAATTTTAAATTTATAAACACAAAATGATTCATAAATTTATATGTTATTATTTATTATTTTTATATAACTTAAACTTTATTAAAAATTAAGGAATTTAAACTAAAATTAGTTAAAAAATAGTAAAAATGTATTAAGATTTAATAGTTTTAAAAAATAAGTTAAAGAATTAAGATAGGAACTTAGGAAATGTTTTTAAGTTAAAATTAAACTAATAATCCTACATATTCTCATATTCATATAAGGTTTTTATTATATCAATTCCCCCAAATACACCAATTCCCACTAAATTCATATAGTAATTTATTTAAAGAAATATATAAAGCTTGTTTAGAAAATAAATTAATATTTAGGTTTAAATCAAAAATTATAAGTATATTGTTAATATTTTGATATATAGCTAACCATATATTATAAAAATAGAAAAATAAATAAAATAAATAAGAAAAATTGTAAAAATAGAAAAATAAATAAAATAAATAAGAAAAATTGTAAAAATAGAAAAATAAATAAAATAAATAAAATAAATAATAAAAATTTATAAAAAGGAGAATAAAAATAAAAACTATTCAAAGTCTAATAAGTTTTCTATATCATTATAAATAACTTTTAAACCACACATTGAAGGTACATAATTAGCTGCTTTTGCAGAATTAACCCCAATAACTTCATAACCCATTTCTTCTATTGGAGCAACTACCATACAAGTATCACAACAAATCTTACCTCCTGCATCTTCGATTTGTTCAATGTATCCTAAACGTTTAGCAGCTTCTTTAATATTAATAGAAGTACAGACCCAAAGTTCATTTTTAATCTTTTTACCTTTAACAATCTCTGCCAATTCTTTAATCTCCTCTAAAGAAGCATGTGGGCAACCTAAACAAACAAGGTCTCCATATCCCTCAGCTGTAGAGAGCTTTTCTCGAGTATTTATAATATCTTCTTTAGTAATTCTAATCTTCTCTCCAACATTGGAAATATCTGCATTTTTATACTCTGGAGTGATGTCTTCTACATGATATAATGCTACTGCACCAGAAGATGCAAGTGCTGCACCAAGAGCTTTTAAATTATCATTAGAAATATTCCATGCTTTATTTTGCATTTTAAAGTAAGGAACTCCATCTTTAACAACTTGGCCAACTGTATAACCTAAAGCACCGAAATCAGCTCTTTCAAGTTCACATTCTACATCAACTAAAAGATTAGAATTTCTATTTTCATCTAAATGAAAACCATATAAAGGAGTTTTACCAACAATAGCTGCAGCTAATGCTCCGGGACCTCCTTCACGATTAGTTCTAGCCCCAATTACAGAATTTACATAAGCAACTGCAGAAGATTCAGACCAAGAAACATGATCACCAAATCTTGGAACATTTCCAATTAAATAAGGAGTACAAGTACAAGTGGTACTTATTCCAAGCAGACCATAAGCATTACAAATATCTACTTGTTTTTTTGCAAAATCTGCTGGGAAACCAAAGTCTTCCCAATTATCGAGGTCAGTTCCAGCAGGGTTGAGTGTTGCAGATATAGTTGCAATTCCACTTTTATCACTGATTGTACCATTTTCATTATAAATAATTTCAGCAGTACGAGCTAAATCTTCAAGATATTCAAGACCTGCTTGACCTATAGTTTTATAAGATACACCAGATACTTGTGCAGATTTAATATCAACAAATCTTTCTGCACCATAAATATCTCCTAAAGCAATTAAAATATCCATACTTTTCCTAATGGTTTCACCATATTCCCCATTAGCCATCTTTTCTTCTTCTTTAGTTAAAAACATAAAAATCCCCATATGAATTAAATAAAATGATTATAAGTTCTAAATTTTAGAAAAATAAATAATTCTAAAATAAAAATAGGAAAAATTTTAATCAAAGTTTTTTAAAAGTTTGTTTAAATCACTTCAAAACCAATTAATTTAACTTTATTAGAAATTAATTTAGGATTTTCGTCAATACCTTCAGATAATTTTGTAGTAATATATTTTTTATTATCATCTGGAAAGACAGTAGCTATCTTTAAATCATCATTATCCATTATAATACTAGCTAGGAAGTTTGCTCCACTAGAAATGCCAATACCTAAACCAAATTCATTAGCAATTATTTTAGACATATTTATAGCATCTAAATCATCAATTAAAACAATATCATCTATTAAATTTTCATCAACAATTCCTGGAATAAAGTCATCTCCAATACCTTCAATCATATGACTACCTTCCATCATTCCCATTTTAAGAATAGATAATGTACTTGGTTCCAATGCAAATACTTTGGAATTAGGATTATTATCTTTCAATCTTTTACCAATCCCCATAAGAGTTCCACCAGTCCCAATACCTGAAACAAAAGCATTTACATCGGGAATAGCATCAACAATTTCTTGACCTGTTGTTTTATATTGAGCTTCCACATTTAATTCATTATCAAATTGAAGTGGCTTATATGCACCAATTTCCTCTGCAAATTCATCTACACGCTCAAGAGCTCTTTTAAATCCACCTTCTTCTTTAGATACAAGGTGAATATGAGCGCCATACATTTGAATAAGTTTCCTTCTCTCAAGAGATACCCAATCTGGCATGAATATATGAACATCATGACCATAAAGAGCA
This genomic window contains:
- a CDS encoding DEAD/DEAH box helicase, with product MVTYIEHPLIRPNSAEARIYQQVLAADVLKNGNTMIVAPTALGKTIIAMLVAADRLQKFNRSKILVLAPSKPLTIQHEENFKDFLNVHCTSITGAVKTSEREKRWNESQVICATPQTVESDLLNERYSLDDVSLVVFDECHHAVGSYSYVYLASRYIKECQNHLILGLTASPGHDKNKIKEVCENLFIQDITIKTEEDPDVKPYFNPINIDWVKVEMGPQLEKIRDLANKALKVRLKGLKTLGVINTVAVNKRDILKARSKVQRRIGQSVNPPKECFQAMSILSAVINLQHALNLLETQGVAPFNDYVVRLRKKTTRAAKNILADPNFSKAVYYAKEAEEYGLEHPKMKKLIELLKLELGLDGQTRLKSLRDEGKNKDSPKIIVFTQFRDTLDMIHERCEKEGIKSVRFYGQGTSDGKKGLTQKEQKNIIKSFKTGNYDVLISTSVAEEGIDIPAVDLVILYEPVPSEIRMIQRRGRTGRKSSGRMKVLITKNTIDEGYYWTSVRRESRMKTQLATQEAIEELKLNAVEKIEAERSVRVLGKKEKSIVEEPVNSDIEEELDEETKDEDLEEIDLENENEERLAEFKEKKGKEEQALEDKEEQALEDAIYEELAKNPQNQELVVYVDSREGNSKVIRALDTIGVKVKINTMSVADYQVSEEVAIERKTAKDFVDSIVDKRLFKQARMMMEEFKKPIIILEGDDFYSGFINPNAIRGAMTSIVLDYGISIIPTRTAEDTAAMIKRIAVREQKGEKRSIQIRTEKKPQNLWEQQLFIIESLPNIGPVNAKNLLEHFGSVKAVLEADEKQLQEVNGIGKKTAKNIREVIEGKYLYFKKDKNQKKLK
- a CDS encoding Mur ligase family protein encodes the protein MNSLELSSMSDEELDSLDLDNKTFGVIGVCGVVGNLVARILMDRGFTVVGTDISSKEDCRFYSSFEDYDIEIFFGGHPEEFFKKIDFIVPPPSMSENAKVLDLALKKGIKIIELGDIFKLFKPEKPVICISGTNGKTTTTTLLKHIAYSAGIKPCEHNLKGMQGNNEFIPSLQTRLNGDLAILETGTDGTSGGLKSIIDLTHANFGILTNITVDHLQNPHENDEEDFITRSFLEYAKVKGELLKGIGENNGTLIYNSDDPTIVGLFKEIDFKGNAISFGIEDELSRVGTKPCWCGRDIEINELISGCGSFECECGIKYEKPMYLAKNISIKDRTFTLESPEGESEFTISLDGLHNVYNAVGSIIAARRFLKLSDEEIQKGLLSFKGAVGRMDIVAEVDGKPIMVDYAHNPAGVETILKEIRKIYGDTTVVITITSESGHEGDIGILEKALDNVKYIVPASHDSRLVADELLKSAKEASADFDYETLKNTFVFTDISLKQASNFTLGANTEQVIEGVKAALKTDSNIIIILGEAGFKFRSAIINYCREL
- a CDS encoding Mur ligase family protein, with the translated sequence MNVIVVGAGNAGRPVARLLNYAGHMVKITDPKNIEDFHMDVQKTLRLMESEGVELDLGVFEPSLDGIDTVYLSPTVPENAPAYKIIKEANLNVFTNDDFGRLADSFIDIDIIGITGSVGKTSTTHMVTEIFRTAGYQVWICSSMTQNLVSEVIVDGIIKGIPKKSDIAVLELPHGTAGLMAELKLKVGALLNIYEEHLSEFGGSMERYTQRKMFIAKNSENFITSIHCKDTVKEARPDAIFYAMVKDLPRYEPSKKSEYFDKVANFEEIAIGEGQVCNFIGDSAKGAIDIAYKFRNRSDELKKGSFQSEFHMMSYYYENAVAATAITMAYGLNVEIIKEGLANFKGLSVHMEYIGDYNGREVYIDASYLIEGITAALDFLGDRSLVLLLDNFDTSTYRDKKETGKLMGQYADVMVATGFNEVYQRVDIEPAQELLDAAVDSKAVKVIAGTMEEGAELAIKHSKPGDTILHLGPQLMQDPEGIMEKIVTGLEEGCKKYE
- a CDS encoding aconitase X → MFLTKEEEKMANGEYGETIRKSMDILIALGDIYGAERFVDIKSAQVSGVSYKTIGQAGLEYLEDLARTAEIIYNENGTISDKSGIATISATLNPAGTDLDNWEDFGFPADFAKKQVDICNAYGLLGISTTCTCTPYLIGNVPRFGDHVSWSESSAVAYVNSVIGARTNREGGPGALAAAIVGKTPLYGFHLDENRNSNLLVDVECELERADFGALGYTVGQVVKDGVPYFKMQNKAWNISNDNLKALGAALASSGAVALYHVEDITPEYKNADISNVGEKIRITKEDIINTREKLSTAEGYGDLVCLGCPHASLEEIKELAEIVKGKKIKNELWVCTSINIKEAAKRLGYIEQIEDAGGKICCDTCMVVAPIEEMGYEVIGVNSAKAANYVPSMCGLKVIYNDIENLLDFE
- a CDS encoding PLP-dependent cysteine synthase family protein, whose product is MNLEKLVGNTPMIKINYEYEGRIGSIYTKLEFYNYSGSIKDRIALYIIEKERENGNLKEGQAIIEVTSGNTGIAFSAIGALYGHDVHIFMPDWVSLERRKLIQMYGAHIHLVSKEEGGFKRALERVDEFAEEIGAYKPLQFDNELNVEAQYKTTGQEIVDAIPDVNAFVSGIGTGGTLMGIGKRLKDNNPNSKVFALEPSTLSILKMGMMEGSHMIEGIGDDFIPGIVDENLIDDIVLIDDLDAINMSKIIANEFGLGIGISSGANFLASIIMDNDDLKIATVFPDDNKKYITTKLSEGIDENPKLISNKVKLIGFEVI